ATATAATTTCGTTACAAAATCTACATATCGTCCATAACCAGCTGCTTCAGCCGGGCTAATACTCTTTGCAATCTCTTCCTGCATCTGATTGGTATCTGCGTGAACATCAAGTTGGGAACCGTCATGGTAAAAAGCACGATACAAAGGTTTAAGAGGAATTAGTTCTAGCCAATCTTTTAAATCCTCACCAACGCAAGCCAGTGCATCTGCAATCAAATCTGGCATGGTCAAAACTGATGGTCCAGTATCAAATGCAAACCCAGATTTATTTAGCAATCCATTACGACCGCCTGGTACAGATTCACGTTCTACTACTGTGACTTTGCGGCCAGCACCAGCTAATCTCAATGCAGCACTTAATCCAGCAAGGCCTGCGCCTACAACTACAACGTGGTCGGTGGGACCTTTAACTTTGGCTGGCACTGTTAAATCTTTCTATTAGTAGCAAGGATCGCTAGTTCAGTTAGTAACTGCTTACCATCTGGGCTAATTCCATCATGCTTTAGAGCAGTAAGAGAAGTGCTGGTGAGTTCTTCAATCATCATTTCAATGTGAGAAGTAGCACCTGTATCAGTAATTATCTGCTGAAGATCTGAAATCATGCTTGGAGTGAGATTTGGATCTCCAATCTGTTTTTTTAATTCAGCAGATTGCACTGAATTCGCTCGTTCTTGTGCAACTGCTAATAGGGCGGTGCGCTTTCCCTCTCTTAAGTCATCACCTGCTGGTTTGCCCGTTTCTGATGGATCTCCAAATACTCCTAATAAATCATCTCTTAGTTGAAAAGCTTCACCAAGTGGTAATCCATAATTTGAATAGGCATGCATTAATTCACTTGATGCGCCAGCTAGTGCTCCACCAAAATGTAGAGGTCGCTCTATCGTGTATTTACCAGATTTATACCGAGCTACTTTAAGAGATCTTTCAATACTTTGAGTTCCCAAAGACTGCTCGTAAACATCTAGGTATTGTCCCGCCATAAGTTCTACTCGCATTTCATCGTAGATTGGCAGAGCTCGAATTAAATCTTGACTTGATATTCCCGAGTTATGAAGCATCTGAGCTGACCAAATAAGTGCTAAATCTCCAATTAAAATTGCTGATGCCACTCCAAATTGGGCAGAAGATCCAACTAAATTATTATCAACATGCATTTTTTCAAAAGATTTATGAATACTAGGAGCACCGCGCCTGGTATCAGAGGCGTCCATGACATCATCATGGACTAATGCGCAAACATGAATTAATTCAAGACTTGCAATAGCTGAAACTAATTCCTTATTTAGTTGGGCAGATGCTCCAATTAATCCAACGTATGCAAACAAAGGGCGTAATCTTTTTCCGCTATCGAGGAGGAATTTTTCAAGTGCAATTCCAACGGGGTCTAATTCAGGTCCGATTTTGGCAAGGTACTTATTTTCCCGCTTTATAAACTCAGCAAGCACCTGATTTATCTCAGCACGAATCACTTTGATATCGCTAGTCGCAGAAAAACTCACGGCGCAACGGTACCCTGCCTGCTGTGAGCAATGATCAGAGAGCCACTTCCTTCTCGTTGGAGTTCTTCCCACCAAAGGATCTGGCAGGAGAAGAACGGCTCTGGCAGGTATTGGCACAACTTCAACCCTTAAAGCCAGACTTCGTATCAGTTACCTATGGCGCTGGTGGATCCACGCGAGATAGAACAATTCGTGTTACCACTGAAATTACTGATCGCACCCAAATCCCAACGGTTGCTCATTTAACCTGTGTTGGCTCAACTAGATCTGAATTAGTTGAAGTTTTAAATCAATACAAAAAATCTGGGATTAAAAGTATTTTAGCGTTAAGGGGAGATCCACAAGGAGGACCAACATCTGAATGGCAATCAATCCCTACCGGATTAGATCATGCAGATGAACTCGTCGAGTTAGCTATGCAAATAGGTGGATTTAACATTGGAGTTGCTGCATTTCCAGATGGGCACCCAGCATCAGATTTTAACTTGGAAAAAGATGTCGATGTGCTTTTGCGAAAAGAACAGCTAGGTGCGACCTTTGCGACAACACAATTCTTCTTTGAATTTGATAAATGGCAAAGCATTGTAGATCGATTAGCAAAGCGTGGATCTAATCTTCCAATCATCGCTGGCATACTTCCTATTACAAATTTAAAACAATTGAACCGAATGGTCGAATTAAGTGGAGTGACGATTCCAGCTCATATTTCGAAAAGATTTGAGAATGCGGGGGATGATCTAAGTGAGATCAAGAAAATAGGTATTGATATTGCAACTGAGCTTGGTAGTAAATTACTAGCAGCAAAAGTTCCAGGAATTCATTTTTATACAATGAACACTGCTGAATCAACAATTGTAATTGCAAAAAATTTAGGTTTGGTTAAATAATGTCTAAAAATGAATTCTATTTAGCCTGGAGCAAGTTACATGGTGATGCCAAGATTGCGGGAATTGTTAAAGGCTGGCTTAGCATCTCTTTTTCTACTTCGAAAGCCTTGGCTAGGATACGAATAACTCCTAACGCATTAACAATTTTAGGTTTAGTGTTTGGCGTCTTGCTTTATATGAATGCAAATGCAATATGGGCGCCGTTGATCCTGGTTATTTCCCTAATCTGCGACGGCGTTGATGGCAGTCTGGCAATCATTACTGGTAAATCCTCGAAGTGGGGTGCGTTATTGGATTCAGTAGTTGACCGACTCACTGAAGTCTTTTGGATTCTTGCACTTTATAGTTTGGTAGTTGATTCAAAGATACTTATCGCCGTTTTGATTCTGGCATCAGCTCAGGAGTACCTAAGAGCTCGCGCAGGTGGAGTTGGGTTAACCCAAGTTGGCGTAGTTACCCTTGCAGAACGTCCAGTAAGAGCCTCATTTGTTTTTGTAGCTTTGGTCGCATTTAATCTAAATTTAGAGATCCTCAATCAGATTACTTTTGTGTGGTTAATTTTGCAGGCATTTAGTTTTTTAACAGTAGCTAAATTTGTTGCTGCAAAATTAAATTAAGCTTTACCAATAGCGTTTGCAACAATCTCAGCGCTAATACCGACGAGTGGCAATCCACCTCCGGGATGGGCTGATCCTCCTACGCAAAACAAACCTTTTACTTTTGACCTATTGCGAGCTCTTAGAAATGCTGAGGCTGCAGAGTTACTTGAAGTTCCATAGATAGAACCACCAGGTGCCATCGCATAACTTTCAAGATCATATGGAGTTCGAAATTGCATTACCTCTAATCTGTTAGATACATTCAAACCTAATTTATCCAATTTGTTTATAATCAACTTTGCATAGTTATCACCACCATTTCGCCAATCCCAGCCAGATTCCACATCATGACGCGGGGCATTAACTAAGACAAACCATGCTTCTTTGTTACTGGATTTGACCATGGCTGGATCCTTTGGAGCACAGATATAAATTGTTGGATCACTTACTGGAGTTTTCTTCGTAAAAATCTGATCAAATTCTGCATCATAATCTTTAGGGAAGTAAACATTATGGTGCTCAATGTTTACTGCTTCACCTTTACTGTTATCAAGTCCTAGAAGTAGAGAAAATCCAGCAAGGGATTTAGTTGCTGCTTTTAGTTTACGACGCTCGCTCTTAGCTGAGGAAACATTCTTATCCAGTAATTGATTGTAAACATACTCTGCATCTGCATTTGCTACTACCAGATCAGAATTAATTACTTCACCATTTTGAGTTTGAAGGCCAGTAACTGCTTTACCTGATGTAAGAATTTTTGTAACTAAGGTGTTGAACTTAAACTCAACTCCAAGATCTCTACATCTTTGCTCTAGCGCAACTGAGAGCTGACCAATGCCACCCTTAATGTGCCAAGCCCCAAATGTGCTCTCAACAAAAGCAATAGTAAGTAGTACTGCTGGCGCACTCCTTGGATCACTTCCGGTATAGGTTGCATAACGATCGATGATCATCTTTAAATGTGGGTCTAAATTCAAGTCAGTACTTAGCTTTCGAAGAGAGGTAAATGGTGCTATTTGTTTTACTTGACTAAGTAAATTTCTGCGTTTAAGCAGGGGCCAGATTGACCTTAACTCTGATTCAACAAAAGATTCACGCGAAGCTTCCCACATCTTCTCTGAACGATTAATGATTTTTTCCCAGCCCTGACTAGCAGCTTTGCCGAAAGACTTTTCAATTTCTAGGTAAGTTTTAGGATTAGAAAGATTTGGAAATACAACAGATTTTCCATCTGCAAAATGGTAATTAAATGCTGGATCAACGGGGGCAATATCTAAGATGTGCTCAATTCGTTTTCCAGTCTTAAGGAATAAATCTCGATATACAGCTGGAAGTGTTAATAGTGAGGGACCGGTATCAAAACCGAAGTCGCCAAACCATTCAGTTCTGCATTTACCGCCAGAGCGATCACTATTCTCATAAATTGTTACTTCATGCCCTTGTTTAGCCAATCTTGCGGCTGCGCTCATCCCACCAACACCAGCACCTATTACAGATATTTTTGCCACTCAGATCACCGTTCTATCGCGCCAAGTGATTGTATTGGTTGTTTTTCCATACCAGGAGAAGAGTATTAATCCCAGCAGCATCAAAATAGCAAGCGGATGAAAAATCGCACTATTCGGTAGAGAGCCAGTTCGTAATGATGAAATCATGCGGCTTAATGTGATCAAACCAAATGCAGCTAAACCAGATGTTGAGCCCAAGGCGGTAGAAATTATTGGAAGTATTCCAGTAACTATCAACAAGGCAATTGCCAGAATTGTTCCAGGGACTGAACCAAAAGCTTTCCATAAGGATTTTTGGTAACCCTTGAATAATTCCATTTTGTTTTTATACATATGACAAGTGGCAATGTTGCTCGCCTCGGCTACGCCACCTTTATACCCTTGCTTAAGTAAATTACGAGCCAACATAAGATCATCTAATACCTCTGTTTTAATGCCAGCATGAGCGCCCGATTTAAAATAAGCATCTCTTTTGATTATTAAAAACTGCCCATTAGCAACCGCCATAGATTTAATTGAATATTTCTGGGCAATTAGAAGCGGCACCGAAGATAACCAAGACCATTGCAGTAGTGGCTGGAATATTTTTTGAACAAACCCAGAGGTAAGTTGGCGAGGATAAGGGGATATGAAATCCCAATTACCCATTTTTGAAATTGAGTTTGCAACCGCATAATCACTCAACCGAACATCAGCATCTACAAACACCAAATAATCACCGCTACTTTTCTCAGCAAGTTGCTGGCAGGCCCATAACTTTCCAAGCCATTTATCTGGCAACTTTTCACCAGATATCAATTCGACAATAGGAAAAACCTTAACTTCATTTGAAGTGTTATCTGTTGATCCATCATCAATAGCTATTACTTCAAGAGTATCTAGCCCTTTTTGCGCCAATACGCTACTTAAGCAACCCTTTACATTCTCCTCTTCATTTCGCATCGGAATTAAGACTGAGACGCTACCTGAGACTTTAGTTGGTGTATTTTTTATGACGCGGATTGTTAATGAGTTAAAGATTACTAAAACTAGTGCTAGCGCAGAAAGGTAAAGTGAAATTTCCATTAATTATTAGCTGGTGGACCAAATCGTAATAAGAATATGTAAGGCAGAAGGAATAATCCAAATACAAGTCCACCAATAAATGCCACACCGGTGCGATCAAAGAAGAAAAGATTTCCAACTACACCGGCAAACCAGGTCCACATTAAAAAGAAATCAGGAACAGCAGTTGAAGTTGAAACTTTTCGTCTATCAACTCGGAGCACTGCGTTAAGAATTGCCATTAAACCCATGCCAGTTAATAGCCAACCAAATGCATTTGACAGTGGAATTTCAGGTTGGAATGGCACATGCGATCCAGTGAAATCCCATGTCCATCTTTCAGCAGAAACCATTTGTGGGTCTAGAAATAGATCCCAAGCCATCATGCCAAAACCGCCATATAGGAATACCCAATTTTTTGTAACTTTTCTGGCAGCAAGTAAAACTGGGTGAGCCAACATCACCCAAGCAAAAGGAACAACTAAAGGAACACCATATATTTGATAACCCAACGTAGGTGAGTACTCATAGCTACCAAATGGCCAACCACTTCTGCTGCCGATCTGCTCGATGACTAGTGCGTAGGTAAAAGTAATGAAAAGGAATTGAAGTGAGTAAATGAATCCATATGCAAGAGATGCATGGATAAACATTGCTGCTGCAGCCCAGTAAACCGTAGCGATTGTTACAACTCGCAGTGCTTCACCATCAATTAAGGGGTAGGAGATTTGCAGACCAATCGCAACCAACAAGGTTGCATACAAAATAAATAGCTTCCAACTAGCAACCTGCCTGCGAAGATTTTTTCTTGGGTAGAACTGGCGAAGTGACATGGGCTAATTGTGCCTTATTACTTGAGCACGCCTTGCTCTTCTATAACCGCAAACCGCGCAAATAGCTCCTCGGAATACCATTTATTACTTTCAGTTGCTGCGATTGCCGCAACATGAGCCCGCCCCTTATACGCAAAATCTCGAAGCGCTGAAGCACTTTCCCAGAGTGAGAAAGTTCCCTGTAATCCAATTGGTGCCTCACCGATTCCAATTGCATTTATTAGACCCGGTGATTTATGCAAACTTTCAGTAACAGGAGGCACGGCTTTCCAAAACTGAAAATTCTTTCGCCAAACAATCCGTGCTCTGGTAATTGCTGCTATTTTCCCACTCCATTCAAACTTTTCAATTGAGAATGGATCTTGCTTTGACCATAATCCATGAGAGGAGATAGGTTTTAGAATCGCTCGGTATTGATTATTTGATATTTTGCGCCATAGTTTGAATACATAAGAATCTTCTAGAGCATCCAAATTCGATTCTTTAATTGTAACTAAAATTCCCCAACGCAATTGATCGGCATCCTTTGGAGTAAAGCTCTCACCTTTCCCAGTTCCTAGTAATTTTATAAACCCAATTCCTGAAAATCTTTTAAGAAGTAATTTGTTAGTTGCCATATTCAAAATGGCTATTGGAAGAGCTAACGGTTTAATGCGCCAGAAATATACAACTGTAATCACTGTGATACTCCAACTGTTTGTAGAATTTCTGAAAGTACTTCACTTGGGCTATCCCACATAGGTGCATGCCCGGTTTGTGGCAGAATAATCCACTTCGCATGTGCTGGGGCAAGAGATCGCTCCTGACATGTTTTCGCAGGCAAGGTATGGTCACTATCGCCAAAAACTATTGTGATTGGTATTTGTGAATCAATTTGCTTATCAAATCTTTTACCTAAGAGGGCATCCCAAGCCGGAAAGTATCCAGTGGATTGGGCCATCGCAGATGTTGCATCTAAACAGATTTCATAACTAAGCTCTTTCCAACGGGGCGAAACTGTTTCAAATCCAATTTTTTTAGCCCAGGTGTAATTTAAAAGAGATGGCGCAAGTTTTTCTACGCCACTTGCCATTACGCGAAGTGCAAGCTCTCCAGGGTATCTAGAGGTGAATGGGGTAAGCCACAAACCAGCGGGTGCTAATGCGGTTATGGATTTAACTGCGGCTGGGTTTAAAACAGCTATCTCAAAACTAACCCAACCACCTAAGGAGTTTGCAACTAAATGAAAACTTTCAATACCAATATTTTTTAAGTTCTTTAGCACTAACTGGGCAAGTGAAGTTGGATCCATTTTTTGAATGGGTGAGTATGGGGTCCGACCGTGACCAGGTAGATCAATGGTTACTACAGAAAACTGTTTGGCTAGCGTTGGAATAATTGGTTGCCAAGCTGTGGCAGCAGATCCCATGCCATGAATTAAAACTAGCGGCTGACCTGTGCCATGAGTTTCAATTGCAAGTTTCACAGAGATAAGATTACCTTCTGATGATAAATCTTGATGCAGCGCAGTTTTCGCAGAAAATCACCGATCAGAAGGTTGTAATTCTTGATGTCAGAACCGCTGCTGAATTTGCTGAAGGCCATATTCCTAACGCAATAAACATAGATATTTTCTCAGATTACTTCACCGCTGATGTTTCTGCCTTAGATAAATCCCTGGAATATGCAATTTACTGTCGTTCAGGTAAGCGTTCAGTTGATGCTGCAACCGCTATGGATGAAATTGGTTTTTCTACTTCAAACTTAACTGGTGGAATTATTTCTTGGGCTGAGGCAAATAAAGAAATTATTTGCTAGTTAAAGTTGGAATCAACTCTTCAACTAGTTTTTTGATCTGATCTCGAATTGGCCGAACATCTGCAACACCTTGGCCAGCTGGATCAGGCAGAACCCAATCTAGATATCTTTTACCAGGAAAGAACGGGCATGCATCCCCACAGCCCATGGTTATTACTACATCAGATTGTTCAACTGCTGCGGTGGTTAATACTTTTGGTTGTTCATTTGAAATATCTATGCCAACCTCTTTTAAGGCCTCAACTACTGCTGGGTTTATTGAATCAGCCGGCGCAGATCCAGCTGATCTAACTTCAACACGATCACCTGTTAAATGGGTTAGAAATGCAGCAGCCATCTGTGATCGACCAGCATTATGAACACAAACAAAGAGTACGGATGGCTTACTCATCAGATTTTTTACCTGCAATAGTTAAATTCTTAGCCACAATCAGACCAACAAGTGCGCCAATAAATTGGGCAACCACAAAAAGCAATACAGAATCTAGTGCAATACCCGTAAATGAGTTTGTAAATACTCTTCCGATTGTTATCGCAGGATTAGCAAATGAGGTACTTGAGGTAAATAAAATTGCTCCAAATATCCAGATTGGAACGTAAATTGCAATCAACTCATCTTTTTTGCGGAAAGTAAGAATTATTAATACTAAGACGGCAGTTGCAAATAGCTCTGAGAAAAATAGATTTGAACCATCTCGACTAATTGTTGATTGCTTTAGAAAACTTTGGTCATAAATTAGGTTGGCAATCCCAACCCCTAAAATTGCGCCCAGTACTTGTGCTGCAATATATAGGGCAGCTAGTTCATTTGAAATCTTCTTGAGAATCACCATGACAAAAGTAACTGCTGGGTTAAAATGCGCACCACTTGTCTTCATGCCCACCTTAACTACAACAGCTAAGCTGAGTGCGGTTGCTAGGGCGTTGATCAATAACTGAACTCCACCATCTTGAGCAAGGTTTGCGGCCATGTGTCCTGAACCCACAATTGCTATTGCCAAGATCATGGTTCCAATAAATTCCATACCGATGGCTCTTTTTTGCTTCATGCCTGCCCCCTTGGTGGTGAAGAGTTATATTTGAGTCAAAATAGTAAATCCGGCTAAGCCAAGTAACAGAAAGGCAAAGCCTCGTTTTAGATGAACAGTAGGTGTTTTTGCTGCCAATCTGGATGTATAGCGAGCAATTAACACTGCAGCTAGCGCTATTAAAACTGGATAGCCCCAATCAATCTCTTGCCAAATTGAAAACTTGGCTAGGAATGCGGTTAAACAGTTAAGGGCGATTATGAGAAGTGAGGTTCCAGCAGCTTTGTTTTGTGGGGTATGAAAAAACAAAACCAGAACTGGGATTGCTAAGAATCCACCTCCTATTCCAAATAAGCCAGTTAAGGAGCCAATCAAAAGTGAAAGCAAAACCAATGCCCAGACTGGAATCTTCTTTTCAGGTGAATCTTTAATCGGCCCCTTAAGCATTGAATATGCAGCGCCAAGTAAAACCAGTGAGAACCCAATTAAAATCACTGAATCTGCAATCTTTGCGACAATCAAGCCAAAGCCAATATTGGTAAGAAGTCCCAGCGCCCAAATTGTTAGCGCTTCCTTAACCAATACATCTTTACTTTTAAATTTTGGACCAAGACCTGCAACTGCGGCCAAGAAAACAACTGCAAGGGCTGCTGTAGTGGCAGCGACCGGGGTGAAATCAAATAGGTAAAGCAGAATTGGAACGGAGACCATCGCACCACCTGCGCCAATAAAGCCAAGCACTGCGCCAATAAATCCACCGCTAAGTAATGCAGTAAGGATTAAGCCAATCTCCATAACCTGATACTCCCACATATTTACTAGATAACGGCAGAAAAAAACCGCCCCCGTGGCTTAGCACCAAGAGGGCGGTTTTTACTTATTTAAATTAGCTAAAAAACAGCAGTGTTCCTACGTTGCTGCCAAAATCTGCGCCACCACGAAGCAGTGCAAAAATAATCAATGCTGCACCAGCAAGGGAAAGATCCTTGAAGAATGCAATTGACTCATTTTGCTTAGCTGTGGCATCACTTTCTTTCCAGAATGCATGCATGAGTACTGCAGTTGGAATTAAGAAGATGGCAATTAATAGCGCACCAAGATCAGCATAGAATCCAAGCACGATATAGATTCCACCAAGTATCATCATTAATCCACTTAGATAAACTGAGATCTTAGCCATTGGCACTTTCTTGTACTGGGCATATCCGATCATTGCTTGGGCTTTTGTAAAGTGATTTACGCCAGAGCTAATGAAGAGCAATGCAAACAGCACTCTGCCTGCTATTAAAAGGATTTCTGTTATTGACATGTATTTCCTTACCGCTAGTTTTCGCCCAATTGGGCCTTGGCAATAACGGTAAGGGCTACTGTCAGGTATTTAAACTAAACTTAGGGTGTGTTCAATGAAAATATCTATTTCTTATTCATGATGAGAGAAAAGCATGAGTAATGCCGAGCAACTTGCCACCATCTTGCATGTGGATATGGATGCCTTCTACGCATCAGTTGCAGAGAAAGATAATCCAAAATTAAAAGGTAAAGCAGTTGTGGTTGGCGCAGGCAGGCGTGGGGTTGTCTCAGCTGCAAATTATGAAGCACGTAAATTTGGTATCAGAGCTGCAATGCCAGTTTATAAAGCAAAAGCATTAGCACCACATGCAATTTTTATCTCACCAGATATGGCTCGCTATGAAGAGGTATCAATAGAGGTTATGAAAATATTTGAGGAGGTAACCCCATTAGTTGAACCAATTTCATTAGATGAGGCATTCCTAGATGTAACTGGTTCGAAAAGATTATTGGGCAGTGGCCGGCAGATTGCAGATTTAATTCGCAGGCGAGTTGAAGAGCAGGAGGGTATTACCTGCTCGGTTGGTATTTCTCACAATAAATTTATTGCAAAAATTGCATCTAATCACTGCAAACCAAATGGGGTATTAGAGATTGATCCAGAAAAAGTCTTAGATTTTCTTCACCCACTTGCAGCAAAAGAGATTTGGGGAGTGGGCCCAAAGACTAATGAGCAGCTAATGAAGATGGGGCTATTAACAGTTGGTGATATTGCAAATACACCGCGCAGTACTTTAATTCGAGTCTTGGGCCAAGCAAGTGGCAGCTCCTTATATGAATTAGCTTGGGGGCGTGATTATCGAGATGTTGAGACTGAGCATATTGAAAAAAGCATTAGCGCCTCTGAAACCTTTGATCTTGATTTAGATTCGCAAGAGGAAATCCTGAAGGAGTTTTTAAGATTAACTGAGCGGGGTGTGGAGCGGATGCGAGAGAAAGCCTTTGCCACTAACACTATTTCGATAAAGGTTAGATTTGCAGATTTTAAAACTATCTCAAGATCAAAAACAGTTGATTTACCAATTACAGGAACGCAGGAAATTTTTGAAGTGGTGAAAAATCTTTATCTTTCCTTAAATCTAGATCGGGTTTTGATTAGGTTAGTTGGCATCAGCCTTGATTCATTAGTTGAGGATGAGGATGTTAAGCAGTTAACACTTGGCGAGCGCGCTACCGGCTGGCGCCAGGCAGATAAGGCGATCGATCGAATTAAGGGCAGATTTGGCGCGGGCAGTCTTCGGCCAGCCAGATTGGTTGAAGATCACCAAGATGAATAGGGGCATAGGGTTTTCAAAATAACTCTAAGTACTCTATATTTCGAATATGGCCCTTTCAGATCATGAACGAAAGCTATTAGCTGAGATGGAGGCTGCCTTAGAGCAGGAGGATCCAAGACTTCTTTCTACTCTGACCGGCAAAGCCCGAACTAGACAGAGCTCTCGAGCCCTGCTTGGCCTAAGCATTTTGGTAGTTGGCCTGCTAGTTCTAATTAGTGGCTTAATCGCCCAAGTGACTGTGGTTGGGGTTGTTGCATTTTTAATCTGCCTAGCTGGGGTGCTTTTGATCATCACAAATATCACCATTAAAACAGGGGGTAAATCCATTAAAAAACCAGGCTGGGGCTCAACCCTGGAAGAGCGATGGGACCGGCGCAGCAACGATAATTAGTTAAATAGGCCTTCCTAAATCTGGCAGCCACCCTCACCGGGTGGTTTTTTTATGCCCATTTACAAAGGTTTACAAAGGTTTACAAAGGGGAGGGCGGGGGAGGCAAAGTGGGTGCGGGGGGTTGAAAGTGGGGAAAAAGGGAGTAAAGTGGTGACCTAGGGCAATTCTTGAGCGTGGGGGGTCACAGCGATGTTTCTTGGCACCCATGAACCAAAGCTTGATGAAAAGGGCAGATTAATTTTGCCAGCCAGATTTAGAGATGAGTTATCTGAAGGTTTAGTAATAACAAAAGGTCAAGAGCACTGTCTTTATGTTTTCACCGCTGCTGAGTTTGCATTAATTACTGAAAGATTACGACAAGCACCAGTTACGCAAAAAAATTCTCGTGATTATTTAAGAGTCATGTTTGCCGGCGCTCATGATGAGGTGCCAGATAACCAAGGTCGCGTGACTATTCCAGCTGGCCTTAGAACTTATGCAACATTAGAAAAAAACTGTGTAGTAATTGGCGCAAATACCAGACTTGAAATATGGGATGCAACTGCGTGGAGTAAGTATTTAGCAGATCGTGAAAAAACCTTTGCTGATGTTTCAGAGGAGGTGCTACCTGGATTGTTTTAAATCCAATCAATTATCTATTTAGGCCACCGCCCCTCATAAAGATTCGCGGCGCCACTTCCCCGGTGCCGCGTGTTATTTGAAGATGATCCGTCGAGCGGCGGTGACCTAAGTAGGTAAGTGAGGTAGCAAGTGAAGGTGAGTAAGAAAAAAGAAAAGTAATAAAAAAAGGTAACGAGGGGGAGGAGAGAAAAATGAGTGCAGATCTAGCACACATTCCAGTAGCACTTGATCAGTGCGTTGATTTGCTCTCCCCAGCATTTGCTAATAAATCAAAGCCTTACTTACTAGATGCCACCTTAGGACTTGGTGGGCATGCAAAGGTATTTTTACAACAATTTTCTAATTTACATCTTATTGGAATTGATCGTGATCAATCTGCCATAAAGATTGCGCAAAGTAATTTGGCCGCCTTCTCCGATCGAGTAAGTATTACTCACGCTACATATGATCAGATTCAATTGGCGCTAGATAATGCCGGGGTTTCAAAGGTTGATGGCATCCTCTTTGATTTAGGTGTTTCATCAATGCAGTTAGACATCCCAGAGCGTGGCTTTTCCTACTCCCAGCAAGCCCCTCTTGATATGCGAATGGATCAAAGTAATCCACTTACCGCATCCCAAATTCTTAACACCTACTCACATGGTCAGTTAGCAAAAATCCTGCAAAATTATGGCGAAGAGAAGTTTGCAAGCAAGATCGCTGAAAATATTATCAAGGCTCGAAATGCTGGCACTTTAAATACCACCACAGATTTAGCTCAGATTGTGAAGGATTCAATTCCAGCCCCGGCTCGTCGCACCGGTGGAAACCCAGCAAAGCGAACCTTTCAAGCACTTCGCATTGAGGTTAATCAGGAGTTAGCGATCCTAGAAAGGGCCATACCGGCCGCATTAGATGCTTTAGCTATAGGAGCTCGCCTAGTTGTAATGAGTTATCAATCCCTTGAGGATCGCCTTGTTAAAGGTTTTTTCACACAAGCTACCAAATCAAATACCCCACTTGGACTTCCAGTTGAGCTACCAAACTCAGCTGCCTCT
The Candidatus Nanopelagicus limnes DNA segment above includes these coding regions:
- the dinB gene encoding DNA polymerase IV, whose amino-acid sequence is MSNAEQLATILHVDMDAFYASVAEKDNPKLKGKAVVVGAGRRGVVSAANYEARKFGIRAAMPVYKAKALAPHAIFISPDMARYEEVSIEVMKIFEEVTPLVEPISLDEAFLDVTGSKRLLGSGRQIADLIRRRVEEQEGITCSVGISHNKFIAKIASNHCKPNGVLEIDPEKVLDFLHPLAAKEIWGVGPKTNEQLMKMGLLTVGDIANTPRSTLIRVLGQASGSSLYELAWGRDYRDVETEHIEKSISASETFDLDLDSQEEILKEFLRLTERGVERMREKAFATNTISIKVRFADFKTISRSKTVDLPITGTQEIFEVVKNLYLSLNLDRVLIRLVGISLDSLVEDEDVKQLTLGERATGWRQADKAIDRIKGRFGAGSLRPARLVEDHQDE
- a CDS encoding DUF3040 domain-containing protein, whose protein sequence is MALSDHERKLLAEMEAALEQEDPRLLSTLTGKARTRQSSRALLGLSILVVGLLVLISGLIAQVTVVGVVAFLICLAGVLLIITNITIKTGGKSIKKPGWGSTLEERWDRRSNDN
- the mraZ gene encoding division/cell wall cluster transcriptional repressor MraZ; translated protein: MFLGTHEPKLDEKGRLILPARFRDELSEGLVITKGQEHCLYVFTAAEFALITERLRQAPVTQKNSRDYLRVMFAGAHDEVPDNQGRVTIPAGLRTYATLEKNCVVIGANTRLEIWDATAWSKYLADREKTFADVSEEVLPGLF
- the rsmH gene encoding 16S rRNA (cytosine(1402)-N(4))-methyltransferase RsmH encodes the protein MSADLAHIPVALDQCVDLLSPAFANKSKPYLLDATLGLGGHAKVFLQQFSNLHLIGIDRDQSAIKIAQSNLAAFSDRVSITHATYDQIQLALDNAGVSKVDGILFDLGVSSMQLDIPERGFSYSQQAPLDMRMDQSNPLTASQILNTYSHGQLAKILQNYGEEKFASKIAENIIKARNAGTLNTTTDLAQIVKDSIPAPARRTGGNPAKRTFQALRIEVNQELAILERAIPAALDALAIGARLVVMSYQSLEDRLVKGFFTQATKSNTPLGLPVELPNSAASFELLHSGSTAANEAEQLSNPRSQSMRLRAIERRSA